The proteins below are encoded in one region of Holophagaceae bacterium:
- a CDS encoding single-stranded DNA-binding protein, with protein sequence MSGSLNKVMLIGNLGKDPELKVTPSGQPVARFSVATTETWKNPQGEKQSKTEWHNIVVWGKQAEVAEKFLRKGKQILVEGRIQYREYTDQAGVKKYMTEIRCDHFVMLGRMDEGGGQREGGYSRAGSGASNAGAHPGGGQDFDDMAPAPSNGYDDDIPF encoded by the coding sequence AGTGATGTTGATCGGGAACCTCGGGAAGGACCCCGAACTCAAGGTGACACCTTCAGGGCAGCCGGTGGCCAGGTTTTCCGTGGCCACCACGGAGACCTGGAAGAACCCCCAGGGTGAAAAACAGAGCAAGACCGAATGGCACAATATCGTGGTCTGGGGCAAGCAGGCCGAGGTCGCCGAGAAATTCCTGCGCAAGGGCAAGCAGATCCTGGTGGAGGGCCGCATCCAGTACCGCGAGTACACGGACCAGGCCGGTGTGAAGAAGTACATGACCGAAATCCGGTGCGACCATTTCGTGATGCTGGGCCGCATGGATGAAGGCGGCGGCCAGCGCGAAGGCGGCTACAGCCGGGCCGGCTCCGGCGCCTCGAATGCAGGCGCCCATCCGGGCGGCGGCCAGGACTTCGACGACATGGCGCCGGCGCCTTCAAACGGCTACGACGACGACATTCCGTTCTGA
- a CDS encoding ParA family protein, giving the protein MGNIISIVSQKGGAGKTTLALNLATALAEQHKSVLLVDLDPQGGIGLSLARGETAFEGLTEVLSGKLQPTEAVMRTKLECLSLLPRGRLDPVDAAYFEESIHRPGWLESILRPLAEHYEVVVIDTPSGLGLPARAALSVSDFALVPAQAEPLALRSINQVLRVIEHVGAHENPRLKFMGIVISQLDLRKDSSRSVAEELWGGFSGVLESMIPRTDIIQTASQRGLPLSFLGGPQSPEARRFDMLAIEVLSLIAQLKGGSDGQSQQADRQLL; this is encoded by the coding sequence ATGGGAAACATCATCTCAATCGTCAGCCAGAAGGGTGGCGCGGGCAAGACGACCCTGGCCCTCAACCTCGCCACGGCGCTCGCGGAACAGCATAAATCCGTCCTGCTGGTGGACCTGGATCCCCAGGGCGGCATCGGCCTCTCCCTGGCGAGGGGGGAGACCGCGTTCGAAGGCCTCACCGAGGTGCTAAGCGGGAAGCTCCAGCCCACCGAAGCGGTCATGCGCACAAAGCTGGAGTGCCTGTCGCTGCTCCCCAGGGGCAGGCTCGACCCGGTGGACGCAGCCTATTTCGAGGAGTCCATCCACCGCCCGGGGTGGCTGGAGTCCATCCTCCGGCCGCTCGCCGAGCACTACGAAGTGGTGGTCATCGACACCCCATCAGGCCTTGGCCTGCCTGCGCGCGCGGCCCTGTCGGTCTCGGATTTCGCCTTGGTTCCGGCCCAGGCCGAGCCCCTCGCGCTCCGTTCGATCAACCAGGTGCTCCGCGTCATCGAGCATGTGGGCGCGCATGAGAATCCGCGCCTGAAATTCATGGGCATCGTCATCTCGCAGCTGGACCTGCGGAAGGATTCCTCGCGCAGCGTGGCCGAAGAGCTGTGGGGCGGCTTCTCCGGCGTCCTCGAATCGATGATTCCGCGCACGGACATCATCCAGACCGCCAGCCAGCGGGGATTGCCATTGTCGTTCCTGGGCGGCCCGCAATCGCCCGAAGCGCGCCGCTTCGACATGCTCGCGATCGAGGTGCTGAGCCTCATCGCCCAACTCAAGGGAGGTTCCGATGGGCAATCCCAGCAAGCCGACCGCCAATTGCTCTGA
- a CDS encoding response regulator, with amino-acid sequence MTQNLGAVFRVLVIEDEEPLRASVIRGISKLTGVEVAGAGTLREALDEIDRTLPDFILSDIDLPDRSGLELVGELGLRSQRIPIAFVSGYVRAYRSQIPQRSDIDVLEKPVGIEDLRNLVRQRITAKHPVGGPFSLADYLQLACMGRHSLTLELRSVSATGRLLVKNGSPWSAADEEGKGLAAFRRLLRVPDAIITCTSVVDEEIPRDIDGNLEQLLLETALDMDNGLDAVSEPPRLPGSAPGPEPPPAAPAEDEFSTLWDDGVRALLAKDYDGAWNKFTACRELRPDDKSVNANLKLLEQIRARLKTGSM; translated from the coding sequence ATGACTCAGAATCTTGGAGCCGTGTTCCGGGTGCTCGTCATCGAAGACGAGGAGCCGCTGCGCGCTTCGGTCATCCGGGGCATCTCCAAACTGACGGGAGTCGAGGTGGCCGGCGCCGGCACCTTGCGGGAGGCACTGGATGAAATCGACCGGACGCTGCCGGACTTCATTCTCTCGGACATCGACCTGCCCGACCGTTCGGGCCTGGAGTTGGTGGGCGAATTGGGATTGCGCTCCCAACGGATTCCCATCGCCTTCGTTTCCGGCTACGTCCGCGCCTACCGGTCCCAGATCCCGCAGCGTTCTGATATCGACGTGCTGGAGAAACCGGTCGGCATCGAGGATCTACGCAATCTAGTTCGCCAGCGGATCACGGCCAAGCACCCCGTGGGCGGCCCCTTCTCCCTTGCGGACTACCTCCAGCTCGCCTGCATGGGACGGCATTCGCTGACGCTTGAGCTGCGGTCCGTCAGCGCCACGGGCCGGCTCCTGGTCAAGAATGGGAGTCCATGGAGCGCGGCGGACGAGGAGGGCAAAGGACTCGCGGCCTTCCGCAGGCTGCTGCGCGTGCCGGATGCCATCATCACCTGCACGTCCGTGGTGGACGAGGAGATACCGAGGGATATCGATGGCAACCTGGAGCAACTGCTGCTCGAGACGGCCCTCGACATGGATAACGGCCTGGATGCGGTCTCCGAGCCTCCCCGCCTTCCCGGCAGCGCGCCCGGTCCGGAACCCCCGCCCGCAGCTCCCGCCGAAGACGAATTCTCCACATTGTGGGACGACGGCGTCCGCGCACTGCTCGCGAAGGATTACGATGGCGCCTGGAACAAGTTCACCGCTTGCCGCGAGCTGCGACCGGACGACAAATCGGTGAACGCCAATCTCAAGCTGCTCGAACAGATCCGCGCCCGGCTCAAAACCGGGAGCATGTGA